GTAGAGATGCAGCTACGGGAAGAGgagtcctctttgcaacaaaGGCTTTACTGAATGAAAATGGGAAAATTATAGCTGGACAACGATTCATTATTCAGGTATTTTTTATGCCTATTATTTTATATTGTTAGGAATCGAACTCAGCAAGTTTACAATAACTGCAATGCACCAGTCAATTGTGTAAGACTCTCTGGTTACGCCTTTTTTTAAGAACTATTTCAATGAAGTTTTTGGATTTAGCACTTTGATCCGAAATCGTGTATTTTTTTACAGGGTTTTGGAAATGTAGGTTCTTGGGCTGCACAATTGATTGATGAGAAACCTGCTGTTGGGTTACTTCTCTATATGAAGTGATCCAGTCGTCGTCATCAATATCAGTTTTTGCCTGTTGTGAATGAGGTCGATAAATCCTCTCTATTTGTTGTTACTATTCTATAATTATTCTGTTTCTATTATGTATTCTCATCTatgtgttgttttgtttcaatttaACAATATATTTTTGGCAGAACCATATAGCAAGAATTGGAAAGATGAATAAGAGCATGTTTTATATGGTAGGTTAGTTCTTTTGTATTGATCGATGACATGATAGAATTTTTTCTATCGATAGGTTTACACTGTATAATCATATATTTAGCTAATAGTTCTTTAAATTGTCATTTTAAACCCGGCATCATTTGAACAAAGTGGTAAACAAGCGGCAAAAACATATATGTCAATGTGGAACTGGTGGGGAAAAGTTTCTGGAGACTCATTCAGAGTTTGCGAAAACATGCTCTGCTGAACCTTCCCTTTCTTCTGGTACAACTGCATTGACTGCAATTATATTTGGAAGGTCTTTACTCGTGGCTAATGCCGGAGACTGTCGTGCTGTTTAATCCCGGGCTGGAGGGGCTATAGAAATGTCCAAAGATCACGATCTCTTATGCATGAAAGAAAGGACGAGGATTGAGTCACTCGGCGGAATTGACAATGATGGTTACTTGAAGGAAATGAGTGAAAGAGGTGGACCATTGAGTGCTGACCTAGAACTTAAACTGATGACATTGACGAAAGACGAAGAGTTTATGGGAAAGAGACATGAGCATGTATATCATGAAGCACAATGTAGTTATATTTGTAGTTTATTAAACTTTTCTTAGCAGTCAAGAACATCAATGTAAATGGACTCCATACAAATAGTCTTCTTTGATATTAATTGTTATCGGGTTCCTGTACTTTTGTGCTTATtggtgttattttaaaaaaattaatatacaaaaatagtgatgactgaTATGGATTCTGATGATAGGATAGTCAGCCACTAATTAAGAAATTTGGTATAGACATAAGTGACTAAGATCCATTCTGTGACAAAACCATAGTTACTCCTGAGCTATTTCTATTGAGATGTAAAAATGGAATAAATTGTAAACATTAAAACACCAAAAAGATGTTGAAATAGCTTAATGAAAAGGAATGATTCCAATATTGTACATTGGCTTTCACAATCACCTTTAAAAAACTTGAGAATGTGATGTACAAATTGTCAAACTACAAAACCAATGCCCAGACAAAATAATCATGTGAAAGTGAGTGTCTTACAAATTTAGGGATTATGTTTTGTATTTCTTTGCTCATGTTTGCAAATTATGCTGatattttatcaattaatttGACAATGATATGTATTTTAAAAGTTTAACTTAATCAAATttttatcggtattatttttatatacgggaaaaattgTACTACTGGTTCGAATGTTTTTATAAATTCTGTCAAAATATAGCAAAACAATCTATGATTAActgaaatatttttataaaagataTTAGTTTTATATACAAGAAAAAATATACTACtgatttatgtatttttataaatgatgtcaataaagatttttttttttattatttccttATTACTATATTTGTTGGAAATTCaactttgttttaaaaaaaaaagtcatttttaatttcacaatttttttccataggttttatttttttttaatttctcttcTAATCATACATTTTAGTTGTTAAATAATTACTAAATACCATGCAACTTTATTTTCAAAGACCGCTTATAATTtactttgaataaaaatatttatgtacttcaaatattaattttgtataaataataattactatCTGTGAAAATAATGCGCGTGTCCGACCAGAATCAGGAATTATCCTATGAAAACCAGATCctataaaaattaaatgattgGGTAGGCAATGgctacaaaaaaaattgaaattattcaATACAATGATTTTATGACATATAACTTTCATGTAAATATCTCATATAGATTATAAATATCTCATATCTCAATTTACCTATTTTAACATTATATATACacattaataatattatatctaTTTCTACACTTTTCATTTATGTTTTTAACAAACTACTacctttttacaattttttttttatcaccactctgtatgaataaaaaataatttattaacccTTTGTTTTTTAAGTCATTCTCACATTATTTTCATTTATCTATTATATATAgaaaaaattataactattatAAATGGAAACAATTttactattaatctaaatattggaTAACAAATTTATTTATCAATAATTTGTTTCAAATATGTGAAAACATTAAGGGGGAAAATAATACTATTGTACATAAACAAAACAACTTTACTACTAATCTAACTTTAATATATGACAAAAATTATTATTGTAATAAACACTAACAACTTTACTACTAATTTAtcttctaaataaaaaataaattaatcaattttttttattttacaatttcatttttctttcatttcatttttattatgtattaaaaacaaattcgcgtcccgtaccagtacccgtgcgtacgcacgggtatcccgctagttaGTTATATTACACTATCCGTGCTTTAACAACGAGAGCGAGAGTCAGAAAAATCACCAAAATGGAAGCGAAAATCACAAAAGTGGAGATGCGGGGTATCGAAAATCACAAAAGTGGAGATGCGGGGTATCGATCCCCGTACCTCTCGCATGCTAAGCGAGCGCTCTACCATCTGAGCTACATCCCCTTGTTGAAAtttatttcttgtttttttaatatatataatacaaaaagcaaaataataattaaattaaaattaaattaagaaaaggTCAAATAAACGTACATTGACTCGTGGATTGAGCTAGAAAAAACAAACTTTTTGTTTTAATCTCATTATAATTCAAAAAATCGATCACAAGCATCGTATAATCAGTCCAACAaaccaaaaccatttttattcttaaaacacaacctacgccaacatcatcatcaacatcatcaaaaccatgttTGCCAAGAAGTTGTTGCATAAAGCTGTCCATCATCACCATTCCAACGTATatatcaaaaaaatcatttttttctttctggGTTTCTCTTCTTTCGATTTCGATTATCAAATTTTGATTCTTTTTGATTTTGGGTTGTTGTTTTTTTACAGTACAAGTTTCAGCAGCAAGGTAGTTTGCAATCAACTGAATTGGATCCGAGAATTGTGATTCACTATGGCATTCCGTCTTCTGCTTCACTTCTTGCTTTTGATTTTGTTCAGAGGCTTTTGGCTATTGGGACTCTGTCAGTTCATTCTATCTCTCTCTATGATTCTGTTATTGTTATTTAGTGATTGCAGTCTGAAATTCTCCCATTGCATGTAAAAAGTGTTAGTTAGTTGTAATCTCTAGATCACTGACACTGAAATTTGTGATTACttcaatttattcatttattttaaattattactggTTTCTGTTGTGTCTGTTTGTGTTGTAATGGACTCAGCAATTTAGTAAAAATGTTATCTTGGGTTATTCTAATTATCTATAATGGGTAAGGGTAATttagtttcttttgaattttctgaaaaaagaggtttttttttttattatggtggtgagtaaattaggtttttttagtTGTTGGGTAGTGtttaagttttcttctttttcggtCGTAATGACATTCGTTCGGATTGTTACGGTAATAAACAGACATTTGGAAGTTATAAGGTGCAGTTGTTTTGTTAAGAGAATGTATAAACCAACATAATCCTTGGGCATGACTAGGAAGACAGTATGGTAATGACAGGATGGTTTTTATTACGACAATGTTTGATTCTTCTTACTTGGTGTATCGCGTCGAGTAATAATAGGTTTTCGGCTCTTCAATTGGTTATATTGTTTAGTTTAATGGCAGGGATGGAAGACTCAAGGTGATTGGTGGTGATAATATTGAAGGACTTTTGATTTCGTCTAAGCAATTGCCTTACAAATACTTGGAGGTACGCAGCGTTTGCAGTTCTAAGATTGATTTAGAGTTCGATGTTCTTGGATTTTCTATCATGTAAATGATCAAAATCAAAATGTTAGTTAGCTAAGCTTCTATATGAATGTAATAATGATGTTTGGATTCTTTGACACTTGCAGTTCCTACAAAATCAGGGGCATTTAGTTGGGGTCTTAAATGATAACGATATTCAGGTAAAGTTATTTTTCtagattttattttctgtttatgTCAATACCGCTTTCTAATAGAGGCGCCGTGAAGTGATTGATTTTGATTCCCTTTGCTTATTATAGGTTGTGATTTATATTGTTAAATAGAAAccattcaatttatttttttggcAGGTTTGGAATCTCGAGACTCGGAGTCTTACTTGTTCGTTACAATGGGAATCAAATATTACGGCGTTCTCTGTAATTAGTGGCTCACATTTCATGTATGTAAGGGAAATACTTTTAATTTTGTACATCTGTATGGTTATGACTACATGATTATTAATGCTATTACGCTACTATAATGTGCAGTTATGTCGGAGATGAGCACGGCCTGTTTTCTGTGATAAAGTTTGATGCCGAGGAAGAAAAACTTTTGAAGTCATCTAATCATTTATCGGCTAAATTTCTAAGAGGTAATTTTGCGTTTATGTTTTGATGATGATTGATAATTAATTCGTATCTTGCTTTTCTTTAAAATCATAAATGCAAGTCGTCAATTTTTTGCGTTAGTCATAAATGTTCAAACATACACTTCAATAGGAACTGAATTTCACCGAGTAAGAGTGTTTTTCTTTGCTTTAAGAATTACTCATTACCACTGTTTTGTTCCTTTTGATAGAAGCTGCCGGGTTTCCAGAGTCCAGCGATCAACCAATTGTCGGAATTCTTTCGCAGCCTTATTCTTCTGGGAACAGGCAAGATATAATTCCATCCCCGAGCTTTACTAAGTCTACTTCCCTGCCCTTGAATTTGGTATTTTGATTTGATAGCTACTTATTGGTATTTACCACAGCAATGACAATTGATGATTTCGAAAAATTAGAGCGAAAATCAGTTAGCGTGTTTAAATTGCTCATCTCTCTCTCAATTTGATGAAGAACGGATTCTAcatttttatgtttttgcagATTGTTGATTGCATTTCAGGATGGACTACTAATTCTTTGGGATGTTTCCGAAGCTAAAATTGTGTTCCTTGGTggtggaaaggatctagaattgaAAAATGAGGGCGGTACCACTTCTGAAATGGACGCCAATCTTCCAGCCGATATTTTAGAGCAAAATCTCGGAGACAAAGAGATAAGTGCTCTTTGCTGGGCATCTTCTGATGGCTCCATTCTCGCTGTTGGATACCTAGATGGAGATATCCTTTTCTGGAACTTGTCATCTGCAGCACCTTCCAAAGGTCAACAAACCACTTCTTCTAAAAATGTTGTTAGGCTACAACTTTCCAACGCCGAAAGAAGAATCCCAGTCATTGTCTTACAATGGTCCAGTAATCACAAATCTCACAACGATTGTTCTGGTCAGTTGTTTGTCTATGGCGGTGACGAAATTGGATCGGAAGAAGTTTTGACGGTGAGTTATTTGTTTATTGATGTTTATTATCATTtcatttttgaattgattttactTAGTTTATCTTTATTGGTCCTCTAAACTTTAACGTGTCTCATCATTACAGATTTTAACTCTTGAATGGTCACCTGGGATGGAATCGTTAAGATGCATCGGTCGTGCAGACCTTACTCTAAATGGGACTTTCGCAGACTTGATTTTACTTCCAAGTCTAGGAGCAAGGGATTTGAATAGCAAAGACGATCTTTTTGTGCTAACAAACCCCGGACAAATACACTATTACGATAATGATAGCTTGTCTGCATTATCGTCTCAGCAGAATAGGACATCATCTGTATCTGCGCAAGAGTTTCCGGTGCTAATACCTATGGCCGATCCATCTTTGACTGTTGCAAAACTTGTCAAGTTGCCGAGTCAGTTAAACTCATCGAAAACTCTAGCTGAGGTAATTTGTTGTCTGCTAGTAGTTTATACAAAACCCGGTGGCTGATCTTT
The Vicia villosa cultivar HV-30 ecotype Madison, WI linkage group LG6, Vvil1.0, whole genome shotgun sequence genome window above contains:
- the LOC131614201 gene encoding uncharacterized protein LOC131614201, with translation MRVLYQYPCECTGKPIDFGGSLGRDAATGRGVLFATKALLNENGKIIAGQRFIIQGFGNVGSWAAQLIDEKPANHIARIGKMNKSMFYMVVVNKRQKHICQCGTGGEKFLETHSEFAKTCSAEPSLSSGTTALTAIIFGRSLLVANAGDCRAV